One Dromiciops gliroides isolate mDroGli1 chromosome 3, mDroGli1.pri, whole genome shotgun sequence DNA segment encodes these proteins:
- the LOC122748155 gene encoding F-box only protein 44-like: MASIDDLPENVLLELFSLVPARELLRHCRPVCSLWRDLIDQVSFWKRKCLQEGFISEEQDQPVDDWKVFYFLCSLHRNLIRNPCGKDGLCFWVYIVRAKIHWTVENIPGHHGKEFPDTRVRECFLAFYGDCLKFQSVNLKDMGYSNELMDTVRPDIVIKDWFAPGPTTIYDRPWKYHICVRLLSADFDILDVFELTELVADGWSNSEWREVSHTFSNYPPGVRYIDFHHGGRSPLNSTRPYVFKVTNSSITIGPENLACRSSQMQQLDPHPDELMFSSSSYF, encoded by the exons ATGGCCAGCATCGATGACCTGCCTGAGAATGTCCTCCTGGAGTTGTTCTCCCTGGTGCCAGCTCGGGAGCTGCTGAGGCACTGCCGGCCAGTCTGCAGCCTCTGGAGGGACCTCATCGACCAGGTGTCCTTCTGGAAACGCAAGTGCCTGCAAGAGGGCTTCATCTCCGAGGAGCAGGACCAGCCAGTAGACGACTGGAAGGTCTTCTACTTCCTCTGCAGCCTCCACAGGAACCTCATCCGCAACCCCTGTGGCAAAG atggGTTGTGTTTTTGGGTATATATTGTGAGAGCAAAAATTCATTGGACTGTAGAAAACATACCTGGACACCATGGAAAAGAGTTTCCAGACACCCGAGTCAGGGAATGCTTCCTGGCCTTCTATGG TGATTGTCTCAAGTTTCAGAGTGTGAACCTGAAAGACATGGGCTATTCTAACGAACTGATGGACACAGTGAGGCCGGACATTGTGATCAAGGACTG gTTTGCTCCCGGTCCTACTACCATATATGACCGTCCCTGGAAATACCACATCTGTGTGCGCTTGCTATCTGCTGACTTTGACATCCTAGATGTGTTTGAGCTCACAGAGTTGGTGGCTGATGGATGGAGCAACTCTGAGTGGAGAGAG GTCTCCCACACATTCTCCAACTATCCCCCAGGAGTCCGTTACATCGACTTCCATCATGGAGGCAGGTCCCCTCTGAACTCGACTAGGCCATATGTCTTCAAAGTCACCAACAGCAGCATCACCATTGGTCCTGAAAACCTAGCTTGTAGAAGCAGCCAGATGCAACAACTTGATCCACACCCAGATGAACTCATGTTTTCATCATCTTCCTACTTTTAG